Below is a genomic region from Candidatus Baltobacteraceae bacterium.
CGAGCGTCATCCGCACGTGCGCGCGATCGATGGGACCACGCGTGCTTCCTCGGCGCGCAATCGGGACGTCGCGGAGGCGAGCGACGTGGTCGTTGTCTGCGTCAAGCCGCGTGACGCGGCCGAGGTCTGTACCGGGATCGCGCCGGTCCTGCGCAACGATCAGGTGTTGGTCTCCGCCGTCGCAAGCGTCGATACCGCGGCCCTGCACTGCTGGACCGGCCGCCGTACACGCATCGTGCGGGTGATGCCCAACACGCCGGCGCGGGTTACCTCGGCGATGACCGTTCTCGCCCGCACCCACGAAAGCTGCGAAGAAGCGCTCGAACAGACGCGCGAGCTTTTCGAGAAGTGCGGCCGTACGCTGGTCCTCGACGAATCGCTGATGGACGCGGTCACCGCGATCAGCGGCTGCGGTCCCGCCTTCATCTTCGTTGCAATCGAGGCGCTGATCGACGCCGCGATCGCGCTCGGCATTCCCTACGAACACGCCCGCGTGCTGGTCGCTCAAACCGTGCTTGGTTCCGGGCGGCTCGTCTTGGAGGGCGACGCGCATCCCGGCGCACTCAAACACGAAGTCACCACGCCTGCCGGCCGCACGATCCGCGGTCTCCTCGAATTGGAAGACGGCAAACTCCGCGCGACCTTGATGAAAGCCGCAATCGCCGCGGCTCAGCGCTAGCGCGAGAGTCCGCTCTGCGTTCGTCGGCGAAGAGGGTGGCACCCAATTTGGTTGTCGACATCCTAGGTGCCGCTCGGATCAGCGGCCTGAGGACCTCGGATAAGCGACGGCCAATTGTCCGGCCATGACCACCGTGGCCCAGATCGACCTGTGGCGGCAAGAACCGTCCGAGCATCAGCAGCTCGAATTCAAAGAGGCGAAGAACCAGTACGAGAGGCGAAAGCTATATGAATACTGTGTCGCAATTGCTAATGAGGGTGGTGGCAAGCTTTTGCTCGGCATTGCGAACGGATCACCGCGAACGGTAGTCGGAACAAAAGCATTCGTAAATTTGGTAAGCATTGCGGAGGACATTTTTCAAAACGTTGGGTTTCGTGTTGATGTCGAGGAG
It encodes:
- the proC gene encoding pyrroline-5-carboxylate reductase, coding for MRIGIIGRGTLGSALERGFERHPHVRAIDGTTRASSARNRDVAEASDVVVVCVKPRDAAEVCTGIAPVLRNDQVLVSAVASVDTAALHCWTGRRTRIVRVMPNTPARVTSAMTVLARTHESCEEALEQTRELFEKCGRTLVLDESLMDAVTAISGCGPAFIFVAIEALIDAAIALGIPYEHARVLVAQTVLGSGRLVLEGDAHPGALKHEVTTPAGRTIRGLLELEDGKLRATLMKAAIAAAQR